One region of Pan paniscus chromosome 5, NHGRI_mPanPan1-v2.0_pri, whole genome shotgun sequence genomic DNA includes:
- the LOC134730646 gene encoding putative uncharacterized protein FLJ44672: MQPRETAVPAEAAMWEAEAGPPQIGLSRATCSLPASSPGPALPPGCVSRPDSGLPTTSLDSAPAQLPAALVGPPLPEAKLPRPSSGLTVASPGSAPALRWQCRWAPLGPAWASRRPLQAQIVLKSASPGPAPASRRPLQAEVVVKSAWNWAWKSSKSAFPGPAPSSRRPLQVQNFLESASPGPAPPASQWPLSAQTSSWLLAAFPGPAFDFWWPLQAQNLTSSGPLQAWPPASQRSAWAWTHSGLSMPS; this comes from the coding sequence ATGCAGCCAAGAGAAACAGCTGTGCCTGCAGAGGCCgccatgtgggaggctgaggccgggcctCCTCAAATCGGCCTCTCCAGAGCCACTTGTAGCCTCCCGGcgtcctctccgggcccagctcttcctcctggCTGTGTCTCCAGGCCTGACTCTGGCCTCCCAACAACGTCTTTGgactcagctcctgcccagctcccagcggCCCTGGTAGGCCCACCACTTCCcgaagccaagctccccaggcccagctcaggcctcacggtggcctctccaggctcagctcctgccctccgatggcaatgtcggtgggctcctctaggcccagcttgggcctcccggcggcctctgcaggcccaaatCGTCCTGAagtcggcctctccaggcccagctccggcctcccggcggcctctgcaggccgAAGTCGTCGTCAAGTCGGCCTGGAATTGGGCCTGGAAGAGCAGCAAGTCGGCCTTCCCGGGCCCAGCTCCGTCCTCTcggcggcctctccaggtgcaaaacttcctcgagtcagcctctccaggcccagctcctcctgcctcccagtggcctctttcagcCCAGACCAGCTCATGGCTCTTggcggccttcccaggccccgcttttgacttttggtggcctcttcaggcccagaacTTGACCTCCAGTGGGCCTTTGCAGgcctggcctcctgcctctcAAAGGTCTGCATGGGCCTGGACTCACAGCGGactctccatgcccagctag